Genomic window (Mycosarcoma maydis chromosome 5, whole genome shotgun sequence):
TTTGGGTGATCTTTGGTCCTCCTCTACTCCCGAAGTCTTGCTATGCGACAGCGTAGGGCTATTCTCGTCAATGTGCTCAGGAGATGATGCTGGTTTCGACGGCTCTGTGCCATGTCTTGAAGCAAAATCGTGGTCCTCAACGGAAACAGAGAAGGACGATGTACCTGTCATGAAATGTACGCTATCACTGGGCGATGCCGATTGCGTAGATTCTTCATCAACAAGCCGGGCTAAAGGCGAGGTGTGGTCCAGCTCAACAGGACAAGTTGGAAACTGAGATGCGTCTTCGATGTAGGATTCTTCTGGAACCATGGACAAGCCTTCTTGCCACTTTTGTgaagcgctcaagccgAAGCTGTTTGTTTCTGTCGATTCTGGGCGATGGATAGGGGACTCGGTGTTTCCGTGTGGTGGCCGGTCCACTGATGGTGAGTCTGTCGTCGACAACTGATCGGGTTGGGCAGAATCCAGAAATGATTGCTTAGTGACATTTTCACTTGTTTCGTGATGAGTAGAAATTGTACGATGGTAGCCCTCCGGTAGCGTACGCGCGGAAGGGCTCGAAGCTGGACTACTGCCATCTGAAGAAGCCGGGCTGTCGAGCATTCCCGCTTCGGCCATTCGGGTGCGCAAACTCTTGCCCGTGAAAGGCGTTCTCGGATCAACAGGGCGGATAGGTTTCGCTGTGACTGTAGGTGAAGAGGAGTTGCGATACCTGGGTGAGGAAGACGTAGACGAAGGCAGCGGTAGTGGTGCCTCGTCTAGACCTGCCAGCATACGTGCTCCTGCACGACGAAAGAAACTATCGCTGAAGGAGGCATTACTAAAGTCGAATGTACCCAAGCTTGAGCCCATGCTTTCGTTTGTGTCGGCATCCCTTGCATGTTTAGGAGAAGAGGGTTGAAGCGATCGACTGTTGGACTTGGAACGTGaagcatcggcatcggGGCTTGGTGTCCAAGCGGCAGCTGACTTGCCGATCGTATGCGTACTGAGACGGCTCGATCCAGGTGTTGCATTGGGAAGAGGTGGGGCGAGGACTGGGACTGAAGCTGAGTTCGAccttggcgatgctggcgctgcaAGTGATGGCAAGTGAGTGTCAAGGAGATGGCTGCCATTGTCGATGGATGCCGCTGACAGATCCGACAAGCCGCTTTGGTCCGCAAGTAGTGAAGCATCCATCATGACGTTCCACGATTAACGAGACGTGGCTTGTAGAGATCGAGACTGACGTGGTCAAAGGCAGAAAGGTGAAGGTAGAGAAGAACGTCTCGAGCTTCCGAATCTGCATTCAAGCTTCGCATCTGCCAATCTGTGCGAACCCTGCAGCGCTCAGGCGCGGCAAGAGGCAGTAGCagcaatcaagaatcagtcaatcaatcgtgaatccaaTCAAACAATCAAAACCAACCTTGTACTCCTCCACTCTGCGTGTTTTTGGCGCGTAGGCGAAGTGGGGTCACGTGCCGAActcctttttctttttttcttttttccttttttttgtCCTTCCCTTTTGCCTGAAGACCAAAATTTCAGAAAAGggaacaagaagctgcagcaaggCGAGAGAAGACCAGGAGTAAGACaggaagaaaaaaaaaattgGTGGCACAGCCAACAAGACGACCGTTCACGGTTGCCATTTAAAGCTCCCACGTCTTTGTCCTTCATCCTCTCCTCTACTCTCTTGACCGCTCTTCAGCGTCCACCTCCGATACCAAGCATCCAACGTATTATACCCAGTCCACCACCTCGCATATCTTCAAATATATATTACCAGCATCGCACTGGCTTGCAAGCTGTTTCAAGCTCTGGTCAGCCTGTAGCCACCTAGTACAGGTGCCCCCCCCGCCCCTTCAAGATCACCCTACGACCGCCGGCTATTGACACTTGACCTCTCGACATGTCGCGACTCATCGTGCGGGGCTTGCCCTCGTACCTCACCGATGCAAGGCTACGAGAGCACTTTTCCCAAAAGGGCGCTGTCACCGATGTTAAGCTCATGCGTAGGCCAGATGGCACTTCGAGAAAGTTCGGGTTCGTCGGCTACCGATCggaacaagaagcgcagcaagcacTCGACTACTTTAACCGCACCTTCATCGACACCTCGCGTATCTCGATCGAGCTAGCCAAGAAAATTGGTGACGAGGAGCTTGTTCACCAACGCGAAGAGCGTCGTAACAGGCGCAATGCTGGCGCAGGCCCCGAAGGCTCCGCTTCTACAAGCGATGCTCGCAAAAGAAAAGCCGACAAGTCCGACACTCAGCAAGAGGAGGGTAgtggcaagaagaagcccAAGAAGGGTGGAGCCATCTCGTTTGAAGAATTCATGTCCGTGATGCAGCCCAAAGCAAAACGCAAAGCATGGCAGAACGAAGATGCGCTGCCCGAGCAAACGATGCAAGACATTGTCGCGCCAGAAGAAGCTATCCAGAAAAAGGCTGCTAGGAAGGCGTTAAAGAAAGCtgacgctgcagctgctgcaacagcgacagcagagTCCACAGCAGCGCAGCCCGATTCTGGGCGCGAAGAAACACCAGAGCCAGACGCAGCGGCAAACGATGTTGGCCTCACCGACGAAGAGTACATGCGCCTTCGCATGAAGCACAGGGTCGGCACCGACCTCGACACCCTCGAACAGTCTTCCTCCGGTCCTGAGTTCGAGCAGTCGGATAACGAgaaagacgacgacgatgcggcGGCCGACTCGGATCCTGAGTCGGAAGACGAaccgattcacgatcaagGCTTCGAGTGCAAGCAGGCGGAAATGCAAAGAAAGgctcagcaagcagccGAAAAGGACCAGAAACTGGTCGATCAGATCATGGAGAGTGGCAGGCTGTTCATTCGAAACTTGCCTTTCGCCGCCAGCGGAGACGAGATCCTGGCATTCTTTGAGAGCTTTGGCACCGTTAAGCAGGTAAGTGTAGACAACGTCCTGGCggcagcacagcaacagcgcaGTAGCCAGCACTTGTTACTACAATGATGACAGCTTAGTATAGGGACAGCAGAGCTACATGCGGTGCTGATAACCTACTGGAATCTAGATAGTAAAATGTATTCATATCTGATCCGTAACAAGTCTGGTCAACGTTGTCATCGCTGCCGTCCGTCTTGATGTGAAGGACAAGAAAGGATTGGACTGCTGACACCCCACCTTGACTTGATCGATCACAGGTTCACATTCCtctcgacaagcagacCAAAGCCTCGAAAGGTCTCGCCTTTGTCTCGTTCTCGGACCCGGCGCATGCATTGGCCGCATATCGAGCCAAAGACGGCTCCACCTTCCAAGGTCGATTGCTGCATCTACTACCCGCTGTCAACAAAGACGCGTTGGCCGAGACGGGCAGCAAGAAAACAGCCACCCTcaagcaagctcgagccgaACAGAAGAAGCAGGACGCTACCAAGGACTTCAACTGGTCGATGCTCTACATGTCTTCGGACGCAGTTGCATCGTCTATCGCCGACAGGCTGGGGGTGAACAAGTCCGACATTCTCAATCCGGGTGCCAATGGTGGAGCGGACAATGCTGCTGTTCGGCTCGCGCTCGCCGAGACGCGCATTATTCAAGAGACGAAAGAGTTTCTGGCGCAGCAAGGCATCAATGTCGATGCGTTCCAAGGTGCAAAGGGTCCCAGGTCAGACACGACGATCCTGGTGAAAAACATTCCTTACGGCACGTCGGCCGAAGAAGTGGAAAAGCTGTTTGGCGAGCATGGTGAAGTGGATAAGGTGCTGATTCCGCCGAGTGGGACGATCGCTGTGGTAGAGATGCCTGTGGTGAATGAAGCGAGGCTGGCGTTCCGGGCGATAGCGTACAAGCGATTCAAGGGGGGGATTCTATACCTCGAGAAGGCACCTGTTGGACTGCTGACGCAGCACAAGGTGGGTGAAAAGGTGGTCAAGCAGGCGCCGATCGTGGGCaagtcgatcgactcgtCGAACCCAAGCGTGGATTTGGACGGCCCCGCCGGCGCCGGAGCTGgcgacgaggcggtggaTGGAGCTACGCTGTACGTAAAGAACCTCTCCTTTTCGACGACGGATGAACGGTTGACGGCGTTCTTCCATGGGCTGTCGGATTTCGCGTTTGCGCGAATCCAGACCAAGCCCGATCCGCGTCGACCCGGAGCGCGCCTGTCGATGGGATATGGCTTTGTCGGCTTCAaatcgatcgatgctgcaCGTACCGCGCAGAAGGCGATGGACGGTAAAGTGCTCGACGCGCATACGCTCGTCGTCACATTTGCGCGTCGCAATGCCGAAGCCTCGACCacgtccatctcgtccgGCGGATCCACCAAGATCCTCATCAAGAACCTGCCGTTCGAAGCGACCAAACGCGATATCCGCGATCTCTTCTCCTCGCAAGGCCAACTCAAATCCGTCCGTCTACCCAAAAAGTTTGACAACACAACCCGAGGCTTCGGCTTTGTAGAATACTCGACCGTCCGTGAAGCTCAATCTGCCATGGAAGCCCTCAAACACACCCACCTCCTAGGCCGACATCTTGTCCTCCAATGGTCCCACCTCGCTTCCTCCACCCAGCAACAGGTTGACATGCAAAGGTCCAAAACAAAACAACACTTTGTCAACACCCATGATAACGCGGCGCGTGCAGATCCGAGCAAGAGAGCGAAGATCAAGTTGAACAGCGCCCAGATCAGCGAGGCCATCAAACAAGCAAAGAGGCAACGtgacgatgtcgacgacgacgagtaGATCGACAGGTAGCCGACGCAACAAGGATGCGTTTTTCTTTGTATTCTAGATTCATACTGCACACGCAAAACCGCATCAAAAAGCATTTGCTGGCATGACAAAAGAGTTGCATAAGCGTGGGTTCGTTTCTACATTTCGTGTATTCGTGAGACGGTCAGCGACGTTGCTCTGACCGCAAAGGTTTTGAGAGTCGAAACGACGAGCTGGGCAAGACAAGTCGTCGAAAAGGGCTCTGCCTTCATTGCTGGTTGAAACTAACAGGCTTACCGGGCAGCCCATCACTCAAAAGCACAACCGCATACTTGCCACTGATCCTCCAACCGGGCTCCTCGGAATCCAACTTATTCGACACGTCGCCTGGCACACCCACCACAACGTCCGACTTGATGGTCCTCAACGAGGCCACGGGTGGAGCACCATCGTCGCTCGCCAGTGGGCCAATGGCCATGTCGAAAGGCGTGTCGCTTGGAGCTTGACAATCATAGGTGAGCTTGCGGTGGTTCAAATCACCCTTGAACATGACCAAATCGGATTCGGCGAGGTGCAAAAACAGATCGGGAGCTTCTTGCGAGATGGACCAGAAGGTGTAGCCGGTACACCAGAAGGGATGCTGTTCGTAGATCCACTGACCCTTTCGTTCGTACTCCTTCCAGCGGAGACCCATCTGTTTGAGCGACTGCACCTCGGCGTCCGAGGCTTGCGAAAAGAGTGAACCGTAGagcatcgagttgagcaaCCAGTCCCAGTCCTTGCGCGTAACGTCCGAGACGAACCAAGCGAATCGTTTGCCGTGGAAATGGATCTCGTTGGCGATACCTGACTGGATGAGCCAGTCGGCGTAGACGCAGTCGCAGTACAGCTCGAATCCGGCATTGTCGAGGACAAAGTCGATTCGGCCTCCCTTCATATTGGAAACGAGCTTCCAgagacggtcgaggtggttgCCGAGAATGTTCTTCTCGGTAGCGGCAAGGTGCTCACCACCGGTGGACTGAAGGTTTTTAATGTCCTCCTCGGTCATGTtgatgagcagcgagagaTCGGTAGCGTTACCCCAGAGACACACCTGGGTAAGCtcgtggaagaggagctcGCGAGCCTTGAGCTTCTGGTCTTCGGTAGCGCCCTCCTCGTAAGCAAAAGGCTCGGCAAAACGAGTTGAGAGCTCAAAGACGGCGGTGCCGGAGCGAGAGAAAGTGTCGCACTTCTGACGGAAAAAGACATCGTAATCTTTCCAGTACTTGGAGATGCTGAAGCACTCATGCAGGCGACGGTACTTGTACGCCTCGGCAAAGAGCCAGGGTGCGTTCATGAAATCTTTGCCGCGGAAGAATCTGGCAATCTCCTTGTTCCAGAGAGGAATGTCTCCCTCGCCGTCGTCAATGATGGGACGCAGCTTGGCGTTTTTCTGGAGGTCGTCCATGAGGACGTGCATGCGCTCGATGCACTTGGCGAGGTCGAGAATCTTTTCCTCTTCGTAGAGCTCGTTTAGCGTCTTGATGACATCGTCGACGGCTTTGCCCAGGATGGTAGGCAGACGTTTGCCCATGGTTTCCTGTTGTTGCACAACGGTCAGACAAAGAGAAACAGGTTAGCTTCTATTCGTTTTGCACCATAGTTTCAGGCGGATATCAGTATACCTCAGTGTGCTAGAGAGACTTACATGAGCGAACGAGAACTCGTGGTATCCACGGTACGCCGGCCAAGGCGGATTGTTGGGGTCAACACGCGAGGGAGTGCGCGCATAttgagctgcagcgccaaAGCCCTGCTTCTTGGGAGGAAGGTTGCCAAGGTTGAGCACCGTCCTGGCGGCGGGCTTGGCGGAAGGGTGATTACGGTCAGCCATGATTGCGAGTGGTCAACGCTGCTATAGTAAGTGGCAGCAATACGTGATCGAGCGCAGATGCGGATAGGGACGGGGAgggtgatggtggagaagaAAGGTATCCAGTTAAGCTCAGAGAAGCTCCCGTTGGAAACAAAGGCAGATGCGAGGGCAAAAGGGCGAGGGATGGGGCACGGGACACTTCACAATCGCCAATGTACTGTATCGTTCAACAACAGGCTGGCCTCGGGCAGGCTAGCTTAGCCACATTCAGGGACAAGCAAAAGAGACAGAAAGCGGCAGCAGAACGACAGAAGATGGTTTTGCGAGGTGTGCTTGAATTGGGATGCACAGATGTATCATCAACGTTTCTGAGGGCCAGACATGTGCGCGAAATTccgtgattggtgattgtgGTGCCAAGGCCCTTGTATcgtcactcgtcactcgtcactcgtcactcgtcactcgaTGGGTTCAGCTTCGGAAGCGTCCGCGTCCGCGTCCGCGTGCTGTGATTCAGAGATTGTCTCTGATCAAGCCTGGCTTGGTCTCGACCAATCAAAGCCAACCGACAGTCGGTATCGCATCATGCACCAGCAAGGAGGCGTTGTGGGCCAAGATCCAGACGGCAAGATCGGAGCAAGCCAGGCTGGAGTTGGTCAAAACGTTCGTCGTTTGGTTCTGCACCCCCACAATTTTACCTGAGAATCGCTCAGATCTCTGCACCATCTATGTCCAGTCTTGTGCGCTTTCTTCCCAGCCGATTCACTATTATTGGCCTTCTACCTTAGTTTTCAGTGCAGTCACTTGTCGTGCAATCTACGCATTCGGTCGAGTAGCAGTATCCACGATCATCAAGGCATCTGGATCGAGAGAGACGAGTCTTGTACAGCAGGTCCATTTACCATTCTACGCCTGGTCGGAATTTGAACCAGTGCACGATGACTGATCAATCGCGTACAAAATAGGCTGTGTAGTCAAAGCACGGCCGCGTCATTCTGAATCACGAGCCGCCTCGCCTGGACCACAGTCTCTGAcaacaaatcgtgaattttgcACGtcccaatcgtgaatcgtgaatcgcgaattaAAACTGATTTTCTCTTTGACCACGCGAGAGGCTTTCGGCTTGGCCCCTGAATCCTTTGCCCTCGGCTGGCCAAATTCGTGCCTTAACCCTTTAATATAATAGTTATAGGTAGATTAGCAATCTTTACAATTCCCCGATGAAGCCCGATTTCGACCGGCTATAGCATAGGTCCCACACTGTGGGATGATTCTTCCATGACCTTGACAGATGCTTTCAGATTCTTGTTCTCCTCGCCTTGCCCTCTGGCGTTTGCGAAATGTTCGATCGAGACTTACCCTGTCGTGCACCCTGCGTACGATTTTACATGCGTCCGATCAGGATCTGGTGTACAAGTACAGTTAGCTCAAGCCACCTCGAGAATAAAGCTAGACACTCAGACACAACCCTTTCCGTCGTCACATCGGCGCTCAGCATACTAGTCCGTTCGTCCATCAAGGCGGCATTGAGAATTGCAAAAGAAAACCCTTTTTCTAGATTGGCAAAAGCGATGTACCTCCACGCATCAGCATGCTCGCACCGTACCGCAACGTGGTAGTGCCTCCAGGGAAGTACGCCGCCAAGTAGGTCAGCAGCGCGCCCACTTGGACGATAGCAAACACCATCGTTGGCAGCATCTTGCGTGGACCTACGGCAAAGTAGATGGTAAGTGCCAGCGATGAAAAGTAGGCAATCGAAAAGGGAAGTCTCTCCTTGCTGCAAATGTGTTTGAGATGCGCCAGGGGCCCTGAGAGAACCGAGAAGCCGATCATAAACAGCATACTGCCGAGCGAAAACGCGAGCGCAAACTTTTGCGGTCGAAGAGCTAGAATGGGCGGCGAAAGAAAGATAAAgctgaagaagaagcacaCCGCCGCACCAGCGATGCAGGCTAAGAAGCCTAGGAATCTGTAGTATCAACATTCAGTCAGGAGTCAGTGATTCAACGTCAGCAGTAGCACTGCGACAAATCATCGCAGGATGCCTCGACCGCCTTGGGCTTgggcttgagcttgggCTCGCCACTCACCTCTCCCAGCGACTTAGGCTCAGGTACGCCTCTTCTTCATTCGTGCGTTCGTTCGACCGCAATGGTACGTAGCCAGAGATGCTATTGGTAATGGTCGACAGATAGCTTGTTGGTCCGGATGACGTGTTCTGTGGCCGTGAGTCGTCTGTTCTCCCTTGTGCCCATCGAAAGCCCGAAAGCTCAGAGCGGTAGTTGGATTCTGTTGACGCCATGGCCGTGTCTGTCAAAAAGCACCCTGTATTCCTTTTTCGATCTCTGCAGCTTAGAAACTGGAGGCCGGCACGGAAGCTTTGTGTGCTGTGCGTAAGAAGTGGACCAGGTGGCGTACGTCACGCGCTTCTATAATGGTGTCGCGCTAAGTCGGTTGGTGTCTGTCAGTGTTGGCGTTGAATTGGTGTTGCGGTGGAGGTAAAGAGCCGCGTGATTGCGGCGAGCCAGgcctattcacgattatcgTGCGAATGAATACTTTGTACGAAGTCAAGTGTCAATTTTTgaggcaagaagaaaggcCCAAAGAAAAAGGTTCCTCGCGCTTCGAACGCCAAATGCTGTTGCAAAGCGCGCACTGCGCTCGATTTTTGGCCTGAGccgctttgctgctgcctgctaagaccaacaccaatCAATAATCGCGCACATACACCCTTCTCCACCACAACTTTCTTGCGGCTTGCAGAGGAGTTGACACTATCGCACCACCAATCTCATCACTGTCTTCTCGTCTCGGCTGATTTGAACTACCTTGTCATCAAGCCTCGATTCAACCGTAACGACGCAGCACAAGTCTCGGCTTTCGCACGCTTCCATCCGGCAACAACACGACAATGTCAGccatcgagctcatcaACCCTAGAGCCGAGTCCGTTCGTCGGACTCAGGCTCTTCAAGTCAACACTGCCGGTGCCATCGGCCTCGCACAGGTGGTCCGATCCAATCTTGGTCCTCGCGGCAccatcaagatgctcgtcgatggctcGGGTAACCTCAAGATGACCAAGGACGGCAAGGTACTCCTCACCGAAATGCAGATCCAGAACCCGACCGCTGCCATGATCGCCCGAACCGCCGTCGCGCAGGATGAACAGTGTGGCGATGGCACCACCTCGGTCGTTCTTCTCGTCGgtgagctgctcaagcaggccGAGCGATACATTCAGGAAGGCGTCCACCCTCGTGTCATCAGCGAAGGCTTTGATGTAGCCAAGACGGGAGCACTCAAGTTTCTCGAAGAGTTCAAAAGGACCTCCGAGATGGACCGTGCTACACTGATCAAGGTCGCCACCACCTCTCTCTCCACCAAGCTGCACGCTAAACTGGCAACACAGCTCGCAGCCGACATTGTAGATGCAGtgctcgccatcaagccctccaccacctcaaCCATCGAAGCACCCGCGCCCACAGCAG
Coding sequences:
- a CDS encoding putative RNA-binding protein, translating into MSRLIVRGLPSYLTDARLREHFSQKGAVTDVKLMRRPDGTSRKFGFVGYRSEQEAQQALDYFNRTFIDTSRISIELAKKIGDEELVHQREERRNRRNAGAGPEGSASTSDARKRKADKSDTQQEEGSGKKKPKKGGAISFEEFMSVMQPKAKRKAWQNEDALPEQTMQDIVAPEEAIQKKAARKALKKADAAAAATATAESTAAQPDSGREETPEPDAAANDVGLTDEEYMRLRMKHRVGTDLDTLEQSSSGPEFEQSDNEKDDDDAAADSDPESEDEPIHDQGFECKQAEMQRKAQQAAEKDQKLVDQIMESGRLFIRNLPFAASGDEILAFFESFGTVKQVHIPLDKQTKASKGLAFVSFSDPAHALAAYRAKDGSTFQGRLLHLLPAVNKDALAETGSKKTATLKQARAEQKKQDATKDFNWSMLYMSSDAVASSIADRLGVNKSDILNPGANGGADNAAVRLALAETRIIQETKEFLAQQGINVDAFQGAKGPRSDTTILVKNIPYGTSAEEVEKLFGEHGEVDKVLIPPSGTIAVVEMPVVNEARLAFRAIAYKRFKGGILYLEKAPVGLLTQHKVGEKVVKQAPIVGKSIDSSNPSVDLDGPAGAGAGDEAVDGATLYVKNLSFSTTDERLTAFFHGLSDFAFARIQTKPDPRRPGARLSMGYGFVGFKSIDAARTAQKAMDGKVLDAHTLVVTFARRNAEASTTSISSGGSTKILIKNLPFEATKRDIRDLFSSQGQLKSVRLPKKFDNTTRGFGFVEYSTVREAQSAMEALKHTHLLGRHLVLQWSHLASSTQQQVDMQRSKTKQHFVNTHDNAARADPSKRAKIKLNSAQISEAIKQAKRQRDDVDDDE
- a CDS encoding uncharacterized protein (related to SFT2/YBL102W), with protein sequence MASTESNYRSELSGFRWAQGRTDDSRPQNTSSGPTSYLSTITNSISGYVPLRSNERTNEEEAYLSLSRWERFLGFLACIAGAAVCFFFSFIFLSPPILALRPQKFALAFSLGSMLFMIGFSVLSGPLAHLKHICSKERLPFSIAYFSSLALTIYFAVGPRKMLPTMVFAIVQVGALLTYLAAYFPGGTTTLRYGASMLMRGGTSLLPI